The Palaemon carinicauda isolate YSFRI2023 chromosome 37, ASM3689809v2, whole genome shotgun sequence genome contains a region encoding:
- the LOC137629621 gene encoding progranulin-like, translating to MEKATCCADKVHCCPHGYRCSDSGCQKESEDFLYPMTINSTKLHRDSKHVSQKTTTNLSSVICPDAYPCPDGNTCCQLESGDYGCCPMEKATCCADKVHCCPHGYRCSDSGCQKESEDFQYPMTINSTKLQRDSEQVSLKTTTNVSSVICPDDYPCPDGNTCCQLEDGDYGCCPMEKATCCADKVHCCPHGYQCSDSGCRKESGDFQYPVTINPTKLQRDSEDDDTESDDTHKGMPEVDLHEMCPDQTECPDGATCCEVAEGGYGCCAYEDVSNF from the exons ATGGAAAAG gcAACTTGCTGTGCAGATAAGGTACATTGTTGTCCCCATGGATACCGATGCTCAGATAGTGGATGTCAAAAGGAGTCTGAAGATTTTCTGTATCCTATGACCATTAATTCTACCAAACTACATAGAGATTCTAAG CATGTGTCTCagaaaacaacaacaaatttaaGTAGTGTTATTTGCCCAGATGCTTATCCATGCCCAGATGGAAATACATGTTGTCAACTGGAGAGTGGCGATTATGGATGCTGTCCTATGGAAAAG GCAACTTGCTGTGCAGATAAGGTACATTGTTGTCCCCATGGATACCGATGCTCAGATAGTGGATGTCAAAAGGAGTCTGAAGATTTTCAATATCCTATGACCATTAATTCTACCAAACTACAAAGAGATTCTGAG CAGGTGTcactgaaaacaacaacaaatgtaagtAGTGTTATTTGCCCAGATGATTATCCATGCCCAGATGGCAATACGTGTTGTCAACTGGAGGATGGCGATTATGGATGCTGTCCTATGGAAAAG gcaACTTGCTGTGCAGATAAGGTACATTGTTGTCCCCATGGATACCAATGCTCTGATAGTGGATGCCGAAAGGAATCTGGAGATTTTCAATATCCTGTGACCATTAATCCTACTAAACTACAAAGAGATTCTGAG gatGATGACACAGAAAGTGATGACACGCACAAGGGAATGCCAGAAGTAGACTTGCATGAAATGTGCCCTGACCAGACAGAGTGTCCTGATGGTGCAACTTGCTGTGAAGTAGCTGAAGGAGGTTATGGCTGTTGTGCCTATGAAGATGTAAGTAATTTTTAA